Proteins from one Periplaneta americana isolate PAMFEO1 chromosome 6, P.americana_PAMFEO1_priV1, whole genome shotgun sequence genomic window:
- the LOC138701267 gene encoding solute carrier family 35 member G1, translated as MPEQLELQQLVETGGSRLDDVERGGGGSTTVAVSRCRPCPYLGLLLATLSSLFFSLCSVIVKWLVDVHPMELAACRFVGVLLPALPIVLWRKERPFPRGRRIMLLLRSFVGTTGLMLSFYAFRHMPLADASVVVFSVPVFVAIFARLFLKEPCGLFNAISVCLTLVGVVLITRPPILFGHSIPALASSPDEEEQDSDVWGAVAAFSATLFGANAYVLLRALKGLHFSVIMTNFGSFALVQTLLVTWALGALCVPRCGLDRILVVALALFSFGGQILLTLALQLEQAGPVAIARSADIVFAFIWQVLFFQEVPNRYSIGGAILVTSSVVLTGLRKWALALPESSSVKRTLGVLAR; from the exons ATGCCGGAGCAGCTGGAATTGCAGCAGCTTGTGGAGACAGGAGGCAGCAGACTCGACGATGTGGAGCGAGGTGGCGGAGGCAGCACCACCGTGGCAGTCAGCAGATGCCGTCCTTGCCCATACCTTGGTCTGCTGCTGGCTACCTTGTCGTCTCTCTTCTTCTCCCTCTGTTCGGTGATAGTCAAGTGGCTGGTAGATGTGCATCCCATGGAACTGGCAGCATGTCGCTTTGTGGGTGTCCTTCTACCAGCTCTGCCCATCGTCCTGTGGCGCAAAGAACGTCCTTTTCCACGAGGCAGGCGGATAATGCTCCTCCTCCGCTCATTTGTTGGCACCACTGGCCTCATGCTCAGCTTCTACGCCTTCCGCCATATGCCTCTGGCTGATGCCTCG gTTGTAGTGTTCAGTGTCCCTGTGTTTGTGGCAATATTTGCGCGGCTCTTTCTCAAAGAGCCTTGTGGACTGTTCAACGCAATCAGTGTCTGCCTCACCCTCGTAGGTGTTGTGCTCATAACACGACCACCCATCCTGTTTGGCCACAGTATTCCCGCATTGGCTTCCTCTCCAGACGAGGAGGAACAGGATAGCGATGTCTGGGGTGCAGTTGCAGCATTCTCCGCGACCCTATTCGGCGCCAACGCGTATGTCCTTTTGCGTGCTCTGAAAGGCTTACATTTCTCTGTAATCATGACCAACTTCGGCTCGTTCGCTCTGGTCCAGACACTGTTGGTGACATGGGCGCTGGGGGCACTCTGTGTTCCACGATGCGGGCTCGACCGAATCTTGGTTGTAGCACTCGCTCTCTTCAGTTTCGGTGGTCAAATTCTCCTCACTCTGGCCTTGCAGCTGGAGCAGGCCGGGCCGGTTGCAATCGCACGCTCCGCCGACATAGTGTTTGCTTTCATATGGCAGGTGCTATTCTTTCAAGAAGTGCCTAACAGATACAGTATTGGTGGAGCAATCCTCGTCACGAGTTCTGTGGTGCTCACTGGCTTACGCAAGTGGGCCCTCGCGTTGCCGGAGTCGTCTTCTGTTAAGAGAACTCTGGGTGTGCTTGCAAGGTGA
- the unc-119 gene encoding protein unc-119 homolog B, with amino-acid sequence MSVVSNAPHKKSVVTNVGVRQAKARKDPIILDGDPVTEESLAKKGFVSPEDVLRLPRITENYLCSPEANVYDIDFTRFKIRDLESGTVLFEIAKPPPTDSEEADPEPEQEELDPNAGRFVRYQFTPQFLKLKTVGATVEFTVGNKAVSKFRMIERHFFRDKLLKSFDFEFGFCIPNSKNTCEHIYEFPTLAPDLVKEMISHPFETRSDSFYFVDDRLIMHNKADYAYDGGLQQ; translated from the exons ATGAGTGTTGTGAGCAACGCTCCTCACAAAAAGAGTGTTGTAACAAATGTCGGAGTCAGACAAGCAAAAGCTCGAAAGGATCCAATAATTTTAGATGGAG ATCCAGTTACAGAAGAATCTCTTGCGAAGAAGGGTTTTGTTTCACCGGAGGATGTTTTACGGCTTCCAAGAATAACAGAAA ATTATCTGTGTTCACCAGAGGCCAACGTGTATGATATTGACTTCACACGATTCAAAATCCGTGATTTGGAGAGCGGCACAGTGCTATTCGAAATAGCAAAACCTCCTCCTACAG ATTCAGAAGAAGCTGATCCTGAGCCAGAGCAAGAGGAGCTGGATCCAAACGCTGGCCGCTTTGTCAGATACCAGTTCACACCTCAGTTTCTCAAGTTGAAGACAGTAGGAGCAAC TGTGGAGTTTACTGTGGGCAATAAAGCTGTGAGTAAATTTCGAATGATCGAACGTCATTTCTTCAGGGACAAGTTGCTCAAAAGTTTCGATTTCGAATTTGGATTCTGCATTCCAAATAGCAAGAATACATGTGAGCACATTTATGAGTTCCCAACTCTTGCACCAGATCTAG TCAAGGAGATGATATCTCATCCCTTCGAAACACGGTCAGACAGTTTCTACTTTGTGGATGACCGGCTCATCATGCACAATAAGGCAGACTATGCATATGATGGTGGACTTCAGCAGTGA